The proteins below are encoded in one region of Festucalex cinctus isolate MCC-2025b chromosome 2, RoL_Fcin_1.0, whole genome shotgun sequence:
- the LOC144014144 gene encoding OX-2 membrane glycoprotein-like isoform X2: MWQQLFLVTCLLLNATSLQITGFGNTAVEYGEDAYYTCELHKEKENLQTSVHQVTWQKRLRNHSIENIASYSKPFGPHINEPYLGKVTLGEASLSSASLTINNVTWADECCYICIFNVYREDSKRKQTCLTVQGISEVKAEVRPPDEGLVDGSATAVFSCSATGKPAPIIRWRFSPNDTAFQQKMTMTVANHDGTFTRSQDVTLHLSGSWNGHADCVVQSGSLGEKMARVPFSWDAGMERMVEDEGNGGGLPQTGPTLLVACTFAGAIVMAMIIISIVRAWKKHDIIRHII, from the exons ATGTGGCAGCAGTTGTTTCTCGTCACTTGCTTGCTTCTGAACG CTACCAGCCTGCAGATAACCGGTTTTGGTAACACAGCAGTGGAATATGGCGAGGATGCATACTACACCTGCGAGCTGCATAAGGAGAAAGAAAACTTACAAACAA GTGTGCACCAGGTCACGTGGCAGAAGCGTCTGCGGAATCATTCCATTGAGAATATAGCATCCTACAGCAAGCCGTTTGGACCGCACATCAACGAGCCTTACCTCGGGAAGGTGACTCTCGGCGAGGCATCCCTCAGCTCGGCGTCCCTCACCATCAATAACGTCACGTGGGCGGATGAGTGTTGTTACATCTGCATCTTCAACGTGTACCGGGAGGACTCCAAAAGGAAGCAGACCTGCCTCACCGTGCAAG GAATATCTGAGGTGAAAGCAGAGGTACGCCCTCCCGACGAGGGGCTCGTGGACGGATCCGCGACAGCTGTGTTCAGCTGCTCCGCCACCGGGAAACCAGCACCCATCATCCGCTGGCGCTTCTCGCCCAACGACACCGCTTTTCAGCAGAAGATGACCATGACGGTAGCCAACCACGATGGTACCTTCACCAGAAGTCAGGATGTCACCTTGCACTTGTCCGGGAGTTGGAACGGACACGCTGACTGCGTGGTGCAGAGCGGCAGTCTGGGAGAAAAGATGGCCAGGGTCCCTTTTTCCTGGGATGCTGGCATGGAGAGGATGGTGGAGGATGAAGGCAATG GTGGAGGACTGCCGCAAACAGGACCCACTCTTCTGGTGGCTTGTACGTTTGCTGGGGCGATTGTGATGGCGATGATAATAATCAGCATTGTACGAGCCTGGAAGAA GCACGATATAATCCGACACATTATTTAG
- the LOC144014144 gene encoding OX-2 membrane glycoprotein-like isoform X1, which yields MWQQLFLVTCLLLNATSLQITGFGNTAVEYGEDAYYTCELHKEKENLQTSVHQVTWQKRLRNHSIENIASYSKPFGPHINEPYLGKVTLGEASLSSASLTINNVTWADECCYICIFNVYREDSKRKQTCLTVQGKADIFENQRGTQPNFAGISEVKAEVRPPDEGLVDGSATAVFSCSATGKPAPIIRWRFSPNDTAFQQKMTMTVANHDGTFTRSQDVTLHLSGSWNGHADCVVQSGSLGEKMARVPFSWDAGMERMVEDEGNGGGLPQTGPTLLVACTFAGAIVMAMIIISIVRAWKKHDIIRHII from the exons ATGTGGCAGCAGTTGTTTCTCGTCACTTGCTTGCTTCTGAACG CTACCAGCCTGCAGATAACCGGTTTTGGTAACACAGCAGTGGAATATGGCGAGGATGCATACTACACCTGCGAGCTGCATAAGGAGAAAGAAAACTTACAAACAA GTGTGCACCAGGTCACGTGGCAGAAGCGTCTGCGGAATCATTCCATTGAGAATATAGCATCCTACAGCAAGCCGTTTGGACCGCACATCAACGAGCCTTACCTCGGGAAGGTGACTCTCGGCGAGGCATCCCTCAGCTCGGCGTCCCTCACCATCAATAACGTCACGTGGGCGGATGAGTGTTGTTACATCTGCATCTTCAACGTGTACCGGGAGGACTCCAAAAGGAAGCAGACCTGCCTCACCGTGCAAGGTAAGGCTGATATATTTGAAAATCAACGTGGGACTCAGCCAAATTTTGCAGGAATATCTGAGGTGAAAGCAGAGGTACGCCCTCCCGACGAGGGGCTCGTGGACGGATCCGCGACAGCTGTGTTCAGCTGCTCCGCCACCGGGAAACCAGCACCCATCATCCGCTGGCGCTTCTCGCCCAACGACACCGCTTTTCAGCAGAAGATGACCATGACGGTAGCCAACCACGATGGTACCTTCACCAGAAGTCAGGATGTCACCTTGCACTTGTCCGGGAGTTGGAACGGACACGCTGACTGCGTGGTGCAGAGCGGCAGTCTGGGAGAAAAGATGGCCAGGGTCCCTTTTTCCTGGGATGCTGGCATGGAGAGGATGGTGGAGGATGAAGGCAATG GTGGAGGACTGCCGCAAACAGGACCCACTCTTCTGGTGGCTTGTACGTTTGCTGGGGCGATTGTGATGGCGATGATAATAATCAGCATTGTACGAGCCTGGAAGAA GCACGATATAATCCGACACATTATTTAG